The DNA window CAATCCTGAAAAGGAGAGAATAGAAAGGTTGAAAGAAAGAATTAATGAAATATACGAAACTTTAGAATAGATCTACAGAACCGATTTAATTATAATTTAATCTAAAATTAACCTAATTAGCGTTAGCTATCATTAAAAATATATCAATGATTAAAATGTGCGGGAGAGTTTAGGAATTAATATAGCATAAAAACCTACAGAATGCGTTAGCTATTATTAAAACTAAAAATTACGAACATCAAAATTCAATCATTGATTTATTACTTTGACTCAATAATTTTTCAAGTTAGCGTTAGCTATCGTCAAAAAGGCAAGAATGGAGAATAATATGACAAAATATGCTTTAGAATTAAATAACCTCTCAAAAAAGTATGGTGACTTTACTGCAGTGGATGATTTATCGTTGCAAGTTAAAGAAGGTGAAATTTTTGGGTTTCTAGGACCTAATGGTGCAGGTAAGAGTACAACTATAAGAATGCTTTGCACACTGGCATTACCAACATCTGGCTCTGCTAAAATAGCTGGATATGACCTTAGCAAAGATTCTGGAAAAGTTCGAGAAAATATAGGACTTGTAGCTGAAAAATTGATAATGTACGACGGACTAACTGCAGGTCAAAACCTAAGATTCTTTGGAAAACTCTATGGAATCCCTAAAAAAAAGTTAGAAAAACGAATTGATGAATTACTGGAACTGATTGATATGAAAAAATGGAAAGATACCAAGATCAACACGTTTTCAACAGGAATGAAACAGCGAATCAATATTATAAGAGCATTGTTGGCCGAGCCTAAAATAATTTTCATGGATGAACCGACTTTAGGCTTGGATCCTCAAACAACATTTTCTGTCAGGGAAATTATCAGAGATATCAATAGCAAAGGTGTGACAGTCATACTAACAACTCACGCCATGGTTGAAGCAGAAGCATTGAGTGATCGTGTAGCAATTATCGATCATGGAAAGATAGCAGCTTTAGATACCCCTGAAAATCTCAAAAAGATGTTATCAGATACAGATATAACCATATTCAAAATGGAAATAACCAATCTTACAGTGGAGATGATTGAAAATATCAAATCATTGGATGTTGTAACCGCATTGTCAAAACAAGATGAACACAATATTAAAATTAGTGCCAAAGGACCCGATTCACTTGAAGAGATAATAGATACCATAAGATTTGACGGAGGAAAGATTTCTTCCATAGCAAACATTAATGACGCAACATTAGAGGATGTGTTCCTAACAGTCACAGGTAAAGAAATACGAGATACACCTGCAGCAAATTCTTCCTAAAATTTGGAAAACACTAAAATAAAGGACAATGTGATAAAATGGATGCAATAAAAATATTGAAAGATAGTTTCAACATAATGCATAAAGAACTCCTTGAAATTGACCGTGGTACCCTAGGCGGTATCATAATCATGCCAATAGCATTTCTACTTCTGTTTGGATTCGTATTTCCAGGTGCAACCACACTATCAGATATGCCAGTCGGAGTTGTTGATCTTGACAACGGACAGGGAAGTAATGCGTTTATAACAGAACTCAATACATTAAATAAAAATGCCAATAACACAATGAGTTTACAAAATTTTACAAATGTTGATACTGCTAAGACGCAGATAACCCAAGGAAAATTAGATGGAACATATATTATCCCGCAAGGATTTTCATATAACCTGACGCATGGACAACAGGCGAATGTAATCTTCTATGTGGATAATAGTAACCCTCAACTTTCAACACAGTTAGAAAGTGTGGCCTCCAATTCAGTAAACGAAATTAATGGAATTCAAGCCACGCAGAATGTAATGAATACTAGTACTGCAACCAATCAAACTGCAAATGCACAAGCAGCTAAAGTAACAATATTCCCCTACTCTACAAATGTTCAAACTACAATACCTGGCAAAACTAATAATTTCAACTTCCTGGCACCTGGACTCATGATGATGATAGTTATGTTCAGCGTCATGTCGGCCCTGCCTGAAGTTATATCCAAAGAGAGTGAAAAGGGTACGTTTGATGGTTTACTA is part of the Methanobacterium lacus genome and encodes:
- a CDS encoding ABC transporter permease, encoding MDAIKILKDSFNIMHKELLEIDRGTLGGIIIMPIAFLLLFGFVFPGATTLSDMPVGVVDLDNGQGSNAFITELNTLNKNANNTMSLQNFTNVDTAKTQITQGKLDGTYIIPQGFSYNLTHGQQANVIFYVDNSNPQLSTQLESVASNSVNEINGIQATQNVMNTSTATNQTANAQAAKVTIFPYSTNVQTTIPGKTNNFNFLAPGLMMMIVMFSVMSALPEVISKESEKGTFDGLLSAPINQVSILLGKTAALGLRGLCQAAIILVLAVAIFGVTVNGSIILTFFMLVLGIFSFIGLGLIVVSLAKDQATGDTIIDLLVIPMMFLSGIFIPLQTLPWFLQDIAKIIPLTYAADALRKIMLLNANIGDVMSQTLILIGFGVVTMAIAIPIFRRSMQN
- a CDS encoding ABC transporter ATP-binding protein — encoded protein: MTKYALELNNLSKKYGDFTAVDDLSLQVKEGEIFGFLGPNGAGKSTTIRMLCTLALPTSGSAKIAGYDLSKDSGKVRENIGLVAEKLIMYDGLTAGQNLRFFGKLYGIPKKKLEKRIDELLELIDMKKWKDTKINTFSTGMKQRINIIRALLAEPKIIFMDEPTLGLDPQTTFSVREIIRDINSKGVTVILTTHAMVEAEALSDRVAIIDHGKIAALDTPENLKKMLSDTDITIFKMEITNLTVEMIENIKSLDVVTALSKQDEHNIKISAKGPDSLEEIIDTIRFDGGKISSIANINDATLEDVFLTVTGKEIRDTPAANSS